One Lactobacillus crispatus DNA segment encodes these proteins:
- a CDS encoding bifunctional metallophosphatase/5'-nucleotidase, giving the protein MEQLRILHTNDLHSHFEHFPKIGRYLKKAQADQSVDGIYTFDAGDFMDRSHPLTDATEGQANIKLMNGFNYDAITIGNNEGISNPHWVLEHLFDHADFPTVLANLREEDESMPKWAVGHMFLTTKKKTRIALIGLTAAYPMTYGPNHWHVKMLGDSMDHELAQIEGKYDVLILLTHVGLKMDRWLAKHYPQINLIVGGHSHDLIEHGEKVGHTWITQTGKWGNYVGDIHLELEDHHVIKVVPRTISTASMPEEPEDKAVIQGYYDEGKRLLSERKVANLPEKFADDKVAAVQVSLDAIADFAKTDLAILSSGLFLTPFKSGIITQYDLQNALPHPMHVVRSTLKGYDLWRLVMEIEKNRHYLDHFPLQGMSFRGKIFGQMYYKGIKVDMRRRVVYVNGHEIDPQKEYKIACLDHYVLVPFFPTLAIVGENEFLFPQFLREVVGKYLAEKYPLTARSEKDD; this is encoded by the coding sequence ATGGAACAACTGCGAATTTTACATACCAATGATCTTCATTCACATTTTGAACATTTCCCTAAAATTGGACGTTACTTGAAAAAAGCGCAGGCTGATCAATCGGTTGATGGTATCTACACTTTTGATGCAGGAGACTTTATGGATCGGTCTCATCCTTTAACTGATGCTACGGAAGGTCAAGCCAACATCAAATTGATGAATGGGTTTAACTATGATGCAATTACGATTGGCAATAATGAGGGAATTTCTAATCCACATTGGGTATTGGAACATTTATTTGATCATGCGGACTTTCCGACAGTTTTAGCAAATTTGCGTGAAGAAGATGAATCAATGCCTAAATGGGCAGTCGGCCATATGTTTTTAACTACTAAGAAAAAGACGCGAATTGCTTTAATTGGCCTGACTGCAGCTTATCCAATGACTTATGGTCCTAATCATTGGCATGTCAAGATGTTAGGTGACAGTATGGATCACGAATTAGCTCAAATTGAAGGAAAGTATGATGTCTTAATTTTATTGACTCATGTTGGATTAAAAATGGATCGCTGGTTAGCTAAACATTATCCTCAAATTAATTTAATTGTAGGAGGCCACAGCCATGATCTGATTGAACATGGTGAAAAAGTGGGGCATACTTGGATTACGCAAACAGGTAAATGGGGAAACTATGTGGGTGATATTCATCTAGAACTTGAAGATCATCACGTGATTAAGGTAGTACCTCGCACTATTTCTACTGCTTCGATGCCAGAAGAACCGGAAGATAAGGCAGTGATTCAGGGCTACTATGATGAAGGTAAGCGACTTTTATCAGAACGAAAAGTGGCTAATTTACCTGAAAAATTTGCGGATGATAAAGTAGCAGCCGTTCAAGTTTCTCTTGATGCGATTGCTGATTTTGCTAAAACAGATTTAGCCATTTTAAGCTCAGGCCTATTCTTGACCCCGTTTAAGAGTGGAATAATTACTCAATATGATTTACAAAATGCCTTACCGCATCCAATGCACGTTGTTCGTTCAACCTTGAAAGGTTATGATTTGTGGCGACTAGTGATGGAAATTGAAAAGAATCGGCATTACCTAGACCATTTTCCACTGCAAGGGATGAGTTTTCGAGGAAAAATTTTTGGTCAGATGTATTACAAAGGGATCAAGGTTGATATGCGTAGACGTGTAGTTTACGTCAATGGGCATGAAATTGATCCACAAAAAGAATATAAAATTGCCTGTTTGGATCATTATGTCTTAGTTCCATTTTTTCCAACTTTGGCTATTGTCGGTGAAAATGAGTTTTTATTCCCACAATTTTTACGTGAAGTTGTTGGTAAATATTTGGCTGAAAAATATCCTTTAACAGCGAGAAGTGAAAAAGATGACTGA
- a CDS encoding YutD family protein, with amino-acid sequence MTEENKFEQEQPIRHPLADVVQDGKSIKIGAQLYSIIVNERDALDLESLRKKYDPYLDQYDYLVGDVSSEHLRLKGFYKDGARTAIDKKEMAIVDYLTEYCNPGGPYFILELTHPVHYYQHQRTKIRRSRERRERDFGKNERYHARRRNYRKNKNENNPFKKRRVHQTKFKKKQSIAVKKEFGRHHSFIIKKRKGN; translated from the coding sequence ATGACTGAAGAAAATAAATTTGAACAAGAGCAGCCAATTAGACACCCACTTGCTGACGTGGTGCAAGATGGTAAGAGCATTAAGATTGGTGCGCAGCTTTATAGCATCATTGTCAATGAGCGAGACGCACTTGATTTAGAATCTTTGCGTAAAAAATATGATCCTTATCTTGACCAGTATGATTATCTGGTGGGGGACGTTTCTAGTGAACATTTACGCTTGAAAGGCTTTTATAAAGACGGTGCTAGAACCGCAATTGATAAAAAAGAAATGGCGATCGTGGATTATTTAACGGAATATTGTAATCCCGGCGGACCTTATTTTATCTTGGAATTAACGCATCCAGTACATTATTATCAGCATCAACGTACTAAAATACGGCGATCACGTGAACGACGCGAGCGCGATTTTGGTAAAAATGAGCGTTATCATGCACGACGTCGAAATTATCGGAAGAATAAAAATGAAAATAATCCGTTTAAGAAGCGGCGTGTTCATCAAACTAAATTTAAGAAAAAACAATCAATTGCAGTGAAAAAAGAATTTGGACGGCATCATTCATTTATTATTAAAAAGAGAAAGGGAAACTAG
- a CDS encoding TIGR01457 family HAD-type hydrolase produces the protein MKDYRVFLIDLDGTVYRGKETVESGVKFVHRLVQAGKDYLFLTNNTTRTPQMVVDKLKGHGIETDTDHVYTPSMATASYILQREHKEKIGLYIIGQIGLWRELLQHPEFELNEENPDYVIVGMDTDLTYHKVRVASRAIRRGATFIGTNADMNLPAEDELIPGNGSQCAFVAAASGVEPLYIGKPESIIVKMALDKVGYSKDEALLVGDNYDTDIKAGFNSGVDQLLTLTGVTTKVDIADKRQPTILVNNLDEFEL, from the coding sequence GTGAAAGATTACCGGGTATTTTTAATTGACTTAGACGGAACTGTTTATCGTGGTAAGGAAACAGTTGAATCAGGAGTAAAATTTGTTCATCGTTTAGTTCAAGCAGGGAAAGACTATTTGTTTTTAACCAACAATACGACCAGAACACCGCAAATGGTAGTTGATAAACTAAAGGGACACGGTATCGAAACTGATACGGACCATGTTTATACGCCAAGTATGGCCACAGCTAGCTATATTTTACAAAGAGAACACAAGGAAAAGATCGGCTTGTATATTATTGGGCAGATTGGTCTCTGGCGTGAATTATTGCAACATCCAGAGTTTGAGCTTAATGAAGAAAATCCCGATTATGTAATTGTCGGTATGGATACAGATCTGACTTATCATAAAGTACGAGTAGCTTCACGGGCGATTAGACGTGGAGCCACTTTTATTGGGACTAATGCCGATATGAATTTACCAGCAGAGGATGAGCTAATTCCAGGCAATGGTTCACAATGTGCATTCGTTGCTGCAGCAAGTGGAGTAGAGCCACTGTATATTGGTAAGCCTGAATCAATTATTGTAAAAATGGCTTTGGATAAAGTTGGCTATAGCAAAGATGAGGCACTTTTGGTAGGTGATAATTACGATACCGATATTAAAGCTGGCTTTAATAGTGGAGTAGATCAGTTGTTGACTTTGACAGGTGTGACGACCAAAGTGGATATTGCAGATAAACGTCAACCAACAATTTTAGTTAATAACCTAGATGAATTTGAATTATGA
- a CDS encoding TIGR01906 family membrane protein, whose product MITKNNIFSLIYHFLFAVSSSVIGAIVASWPLLFIFMIVQKTYETVHMSLFKVMHNYNQLMFYLLWPFKKQLKMDNFPTSANAAEHFAECKHLFILTLLVFIICIIVHFVFKRQKKKLLLNLDKSVALILLLLPIIIFPFAVTNFDSFFVIFHHILFNNSDWLFDPNTDPIINVLTEGFFASCFAVAGVIYELYFAEKLLRK is encoded by the coding sequence ATGATTACTAAAAACAATATTTTTTCGCTGATTTATCATTTTTTGTTTGCTGTTTCTAGCAGTGTAATTGGGGCAATTGTGGCTAGTTGGCCATTATTGTTTATTTTTATGATCGTACAAAAGACATATGAGACGGTTCACATGTCTTTGTTTAAGGTAATGCATAATTATAACCAGCTGATGTTTTATTTGCTCTGGCCCTTTAAAAAGCAGCTTAAAATGGATAATTTCCCTACATCTGCTAATGCGGCAGAACATTTTGCGGAATGTAAGCATTTATTTATTCTGACTCTATTAGTTTTTATTATCTGCATCATAGTGCACTTTGTTTTTAAACGACAAAAGAAAAAGCTACTGCTTAATTTGGATAAATCAGTAGCCCTTATTTTGCTATTATTGCCAATTATTATTTTTCCATTTGCAGTAACCAATTTCGACAGTTTCTTTGTGATTTTTCACCATATTTTGTTTAACAATAGTGATTGGCTGTTTGATCCTAATACTGACCCAATTATCAATGTGCTAACGGAAGGCTTCTTTGCTTCTTGTTTTGCCGTTGCTGGGGTTATTTATGAATTATATTTTGCTGAAAAATTATTACGTAAGTAA